TGTGTTCGGCGGCGGCGCCTCTTCGGCTGCAAATGCCGCTTCCGTCGCCGATTATATGCGCCGGGCCGCCAAGGCCCTGGCCGGGCAGGACGCGGCGATTCTGACGTCCGTAGGCCCTGAATTTCCCTCGGCGGGAGCGGCGCGGAGGAAAGCCGGATGACGCAAATCCCCTTCAGCCGGCCGGTGCCGGTGCAAGATGTGTCCGCCAGCGGCAAAGAGGTGACCGTGACGGCCGATCCCGCCGAGCGCGCGGCTCTGGCCAAATTCCTGAAGATCCCGGAGGTCCGCAGGTTCGAGGCGCACTTCACTCTGAAACCCCGCGGCACCGGCGGCCTGTCGGTAACGGGCGAACTCGATGCCGAGATCGTGCAGACCTGCGTCGTCACGCTGGAGGACTTTCCCGCCGAGGTGAAGGAAGAGATCGCGGTCCGCTATGTCGAGACGGATGAGGTGCCGCCGACCGAGCCGGGCGAAGAGCATGAGGCCGATCTCGATGCGCCCGATGTCCTGATCAACGGCACGGCCGATCTCGGCATGCTCGCCGCCGAGCATCTGGCGCTCGGGCTCGACCCCTATCCGCGCAAGCCCGGGGTGCAGGCTCCGGAGGCTCCCGCGGAGGAGGCGCCGGCGACGCACAAGCCTTTTGCCGGACTCGACAAACTGGTCGGCTTGGCCAAACCCGGTAAAAAATAAATAAATCAACTAGTTAGCGCCATGGGTTGCGCGCGCGCGGCCAAACGCTATTGTCCCGGCGCTCCGCTTCCAGGCGCGCCTCTCGCTGCGCCGGACCCGGTCCGGAAACCGCTTTCTCTATGCCAAACCCCGTACGATTTGCGCTTGATGCCATGGGCGGTGACCATGGGCCGTCCGTTGTCGTTCCGGGCGCAGCCCTTGCGCTCGAGCGCAAGCCCGACAGCAGCTTCACCTTTTTCGGCGATGAGAAGCAGATCGCGCCTCTGCTTGCGGCGCGCCCCGCGCTGAAAGCCGCCTCGACGATTGTCCATACGGATGTTTCGGTGCGCATGGACGACAAGCCGAGTCAGGCGCTGCGTTCGGGCCGCAAGACAAGCTCGATGTGGCTTGCCATCGATGCGGTGAAAGAGGGCACAGCCGATGTCACCATATCGGCCGGCAATACCGGCGCCCTGATGCTGATGTCGACGCTCAATCTGAAAACGCTTGCGGGTGTCGAGCGTCCGGCGCTCGCGGCGATCTGGCCGACCTCGCGCGGCGAAAGCGTCGTGCTCGATATGGGCGCGACCATCGGCGCCGATGCACGGCAGCTCGTGGATTTTGCGGTGATGGGCGGCGCGATGGCGAAGATCGTCTTCGATCTTGATCGTCCCACCGTCGGCCTCCTCAATGTCGGCGTCGAGGAGATGAAGGGCATCGAAGAGGTCAAGAACGCCGCCGCCATTCTGCGCGAGCATGAAGGCGATCTCGTCTATCACGGCTTTGTCGAGGGCGACGATATCGGCAAAGGCACCGTCGATGTCGTTGTCGTCGAAGGCTTCACCGGCAATATCGCGCTGAAGACAGCGGAAGGCACGGCGCGGCAGATCGGCCGTTTCCTCGGCGATGCCATGCGATCCTCCTGGCGCACCAAGATCGGCTATCTCTTCGCAAAGCCGGCTTTCGATGCGCTGCGCGCGCGCATGGACCCCAATAATTCCAACGGCGCCGTCTTCCTCGGAGTGAACGGCGTCGTCATCAAAAGTCATGGCGGCACCAATGCGGATGGTTTCGCCTCGGCCGTCGAAGTTGGCTACGACATGGTCCGCTATGATCTCCTCGCCAAGATTTCGGCGGGTTTGAAGGATTATGACCGCAGCAACACACCTGCGGTAGGAGCCGCCTCATCGTGACAATCAAGCGTTCTGTTGTGCTGGGCATCGGCAGCGCATTGCCCAAGCGCGCCGTGACAAATGCCGAACTGACCGAAAAGGTCGATACGTCGGACGAATGGATCGTCCAGCGCACCGGTATTCAAAAGCGCCATATCGCGGGCGAGGGCGAGACCTCCTCGACTCTCGGCCTCGCCGCGGCGGAAGCGGCGCTGAAGGATGCGGGGCTCACCTCCGCCGATCTCGATCTCATCGTCGTCGCGACGACAACGCCGGATCTGACCTTTCCGTCCACGGCAACGCAGATTCAAGCGAAGCTCGGCATGACGCATGGCGCCGCCTTCGACATTCAGGCGGTGTGCTCGGGTTTTGTTTATGGCGTCACGATTGCCGATAAATTTCTGTCGTCCGGCAGTCACAAACGGGCGCTGGTGATCGGTGTCGACACGCTGTCGCGCATTGTCGACTGGAACGACCGCACGACGTGTGTGCTCTTCGGCGACGGCGCTGGCGCGGTGGTGCTTGAAGCTCAGGACCAGAAGGGCGATGTCAAAACCGATCGCGGCGTATTGACGAGCCATCTGCGCTCGGACGGTCGCCATGGTCCCAAGCTCTGCGCCACCGGCGGTCCCTCGACCACGGGCAATGCCGGCGTCATTACGATGGAAGGCAAGGAAGTCTTCAAGCACGCGGTCGGCATGATTACCGACGTCATCACCGACGCCTATGCCGCCACCGGCTTCTCATCGGCGGATCTCAACTGGTTCGTGCCCCACCAGGCCAATAAGCGAATCATCGATTCCAGCGCTGAAAAATTGGGCATTAACCCCGAGAAAGTGGTCATCACGGTCGACCGCCACGGCAACACCTCGGCGGCCTCCATCCCCCTCGCTCTGGCTACGGCCTATGGGGACGGGCGCATCAAGAAGGGCGACCTGGTCATGCTGGAGGCCATGGGCGGGGGCTTTACCTGGGGTTCGGTCCTCATCCGTTGGTAACCGTTTTAGAGATTGACCAATCTTCGCAGAAGATTAGGCTTCTCATCGTGGTAACAAACAAAAACGTTCCCGGGAGGAACCTATGACCACGAAGACCATAACGCGGGCCGATCTGAGCGAGGCCGTGTATCAGAAGGTGGGGCTGTCACGGACCGAATCGTCCGCCCTGGTTGAAATGGTGCTCGACGAAATCGCCGATTGCCTGGAACAGGGTGAAGTCGTGAAACTGTCGTCTTTCGGCTCGTTCGTCGTGCGCGGCAAAGGCCAGCGCGTCGGACGTAATCCGAAAAGCGGACAGGAAGTGCCGATCCCGCCGCGCAAGGTACTGGTGTTCAAACCCAGCAATATCCTTAAAGCCCGTATCAACGGGGAAGAGGTGCCTGCCGAGGATTGAACGGGTGAGCGAATCGCTGTCGTCTTGATTGGGGCGACAAAATGACAAAATCACCGGACGCTTTTCGCACGATCAGCGAGGTCGCAGACGACCTCGATCTTCCGCAGCATGTGCTGCGGTTCTGGGAAACGCGTTTTACCCAGATAAAGCCGCTGAAGCGCGGCGGCGGGCGGCGTTATTACCGCCCCGATGACGTGCAACTGCTGCGCGGCATCAAACATCTCCTTTACGGCGAAGGCTACACGATCAAGGGCGTGCAGCGGATCCTGCGCGAGCAGGGCCTGCGGCATGTGATGGGTCTGTGGCGCGACGAAGTCTCCGAGCCGGACAGCTCAGGCGAGGCGTCAGCGCGCGGCCACGAGGCCTATGCGCCCAAAGCCGATCGTCCGCGCGGGCTCGAACCGGTGTTTTCGGAAGAGATGGGTCCGGGCGCCTATGCGCGCAGCGTGACGGCACGGCGGCCGAACTTCGAGCCCATCGTCGATGATGATGACGTCGAGGAAGACGAAGAGGCCGAGGACGAAGAAGAAGAGGAAACCGAAGACGCCGAAGCCGGCGCTGAGGCGGACGAAGAGGACGAGGACGAAGAGGACGAAGAGGGCGAAGAGGAAGACGACGAGGACGACGGCGGAGAAGCCGAAGACAGCGACGAAGACGAGGAAGAAGACGAGGACGAGGACGAAGAGGACGAAGAAGAGGAGGCCGAGGAAGAGCCGGCCGGCCTGTCCACAGAAGATCGCAAACAGCTCGAACAGACGCTGCGCGAACTCACCGAACTGCGCCACGTCCTCGACGGCAGCGCCTGAACCACCCATCAGTCTCTTAAGGAACCGGAGCGGCCCGTCCCTCGTTTCGAGGTGCGGGGCTGCGCGTTCCTGCGCGCCCGCTTTCAAGAGGAGCGGTCATGCGCGTCTTCGAACACAATTTTCCGCCGAAAGCCGTCTCAGGACGTATGGGCCTTGTTCTTTACCATAAGGACGGGCGCGCCGAGCGCGTCGATCTCGGCGTCGTGAAAGAAGGATTTTACGCACCCATTCCCGGCGATGAAGTCGTCCACGACGGCGTCCACTACGAGGTGGCGGGCGTCGCGGATTCGCCCGAATCCGATGTCTCGATCGCCGTTATCGCCGAAGAAAAATAGGACTGATTCGCACCGGTGTGCGTCTCGCGTAATTAACCGAGTTTGACTGTTAATATTGTTTGGTCCGGCCAGGCCGTGCCAGCAGTACGGACGATGAGCAAAGATATGACCCCCACGACGCGCGCCCAACTGGACGACGAAACGCGGGCCTGGATCGCGTATTATAATGCGCAGGCAAAGCTGTTTGCGGAACTTGCCGCCGGCACGGCCTCTTCCGAACAGGTGCGCAATTACCGCGCACAGGAAAAGAGCTGGCGCGAAAAAGCCCGCGCGCTTCTGCCGGTCGCCGCGGAATAAGTCCTTACAGTTTTGAAGGTTGCGAGGATCTTCAGTCCGGCGTGCCGGTGAGGGCGCCGATGGCCGTGCTCTCGCGCGTGAAGTAGAAGCCGTCCGCGGCGATGGCTTCTTTCGCTTCCTCGAATTCGGCAAAACGCGTGGAGTCGATCTTGCGGAATTCGTCCCAATAGCCGTTCTCGCCGATCAAGGGCAAAGCCGCGCGGGTGTCGAGCGGCAGGATCGCCCAGACTTTCGAGCGCTCCTCGCCCTTCTTGACCCAATTCATGATTGCCCAATCCGCCATGTCCGGACTCCCGATCGCGTCTTCCGATGGAGATGTCCCGGCGGAGCTTTTGCTGTCCGTAGACATCACGCCTCCCGAGGTTCGGTTAAATGCATTGAAGGGCGTTCGCTGAAGGCTCCGAACCACGCTCCGAGAAGCGGGTGAGCCGAACGCCAATCGATGTCGGAGAAGCGGAAATGGATATAGCCGAGCGCACAGCCATACCCAATGGCGCCGATTGTCGCTTCTTCCGGAAGGTCTTTCTCCATCGCCGCGAGCGCGCGGCGGATTTTGGAAAGCTGCGCCTCGCGCCAGACATCCCATTGGAATTCCGGGGGCCGCGAGACCTTCTCGTAGCGCGTCAGGAGCGCGGCATCGAGAAGCCCGTCGGCCAGTGCGTGCTGCCTCAGCGCCTTCCAGCGCGGAGGGCCGTCTTTCGGAAAAACGCGATGGCCGTGCGTGCGCGCGTCCAGATATTCGCAGATGACGAGGCTGTCGTAGAGCGGCCCGTCTTTGGTGATCAGCACCGGGATTTTGCCGAGCGGGTTTTCCGCGTTCAGCTCGTCATTGGTGCCGACCGGATTTGCGAGCGCAAAGACAGGTTCGATAAAATCGATCTGCCCGGTCTCATGCGCCACCGCCATGACCTTGCGCACATAGGGGGAGGTCGGCGCGTACAGAAGCTTCATGGCCACAAGCTCAGTCTTTCATGTAGTTGGGCAGCCAGGTCGAAAGCTCCGGCACGGCCATCAGCACAAGCGTGAACAGGATGATGGCGATGAAGAACGGCATATTGGCGCGGAAGACCTGGATCTGATCGACGCCGGCAATGCGGCCCGCAATGATCGAGGCGATGCCGATCGGCGGATGCAGCTGGCCGATGACGACGGCCATGACCATCAGCACGCCGAACTGGATGAGATCGATCTGGAAAGCGATCAGCGTCGGCAGGATCACCGGCACGAGAACCGGGATCAGCGGATCGAGGAACATGCCGGCGATGATGGCGAGCAGCATCAACGCGGCAAGACGCATGAAATAACTATCGCCGATGGCGATGACGTCGATGACGCCGGCAAGTGCCTGCGGCACGCCCGCGCTCGCAAGGCTGACGCCGAGCGTGCCGGAGAGGCCCACCATCACGAGAAGCTCACCCGAGAGCTGCACGGCGGAAACGCAGGATTTGTAGAACGCCGTCCAGCCCATAGAACGATAGATGAAGATGGAGAGCGCACCGGCATAGACGACGCCAAAGGCCGAGCCTTCGGTCGGGGTGAAGACGCCGACCGAGGTGCCGCCGACAATGATGGCCGGCATGCCGATGGACAGAAGCGCGCGGTTGAAGGTGTAGAGAATCTCCGAAACCGACAGATTGCCGTGACGCGGGAAATTGTGCCGGCGCGCGAGGACGAAGACGACGGCCATAAAGATCAGGCCCATGAGGATGCCGGGAATGACGCCGGCCAAAAACAGCGCGCCGAGCGAGGTGCCCGTCACCGCCGAATAAAGGATCATGGGAGAAGAGGGCGGGATCATCGGCCCGACGCCCGATGAGGAGGCGCAGGTCGCTGCCGAGAAGGCCGGCGAATAGCCCGCGCGCTTCATGGCGGGAATGGTGATGGAGCCGGTGCCGGCGATGTCGGCAGTCGAGGAGCCGAACATGCCGCCGAGAAAAATCGAGGTCAGCACGTCGACCTGGGCGAGGCCGCCGCGCATCCAGCCGACGAGCGAATGGGCAAAATCGAAGAGCCGCGTCGACAGCCCGCCGACATTCATCAGGACGCCTGCGAGCACGAAGAGCGGCAAGGCGATGAGCGTGTAATCGCTCATGCCGTTGACCATGGCCTGCGGAATGACCAGCGCCCATTGGCCGCTGATATAAAGGCCGATGGCGACCGACCCCAGAAGCGCCGCCACCATGGGCACGCCGAGGATGAGGAGAATGATGAGAAGGACGATGCCTAAAAGTGCGCCGATCATTTTGGGGTGCTGTCCTTCTGGAAGTCGCGCACCGCTTCGATAAGGAAAGCAATGGCGACGAGCGCGGAGCCGATGAGAAGGGCGGAGGTGAACCAGCCGGTCGGGAGCTCGAGATAGAGCGTCAGATCGCCGCCGAACAGGTTGAGATACTGGAATCCGCCGAAACCGAGATAGGCGAAGACGGCCGCCGAAAAGACCTGCGACAGCATCGTAATGACGCGCTTGATCTTCGGCGGAAACTTCTCGACGAAATAATCGATACGGATCATCTCGCGTTGACGGATCGACAGATAGACGCCGCACATCGCAAGCCAGGGCATCAGGGCGACGATGAGCTCATCGGCCCAGATCGCCGTAAAGTTGAAGATGTAGCGGCTCGTCGCATTGCCGAACACCAGAGCTGTAATCGCGATGATGATGGCCGCGCCCGCACCGGCGATCGTCCGGTCGACGATGCGCTCGACGAAGGTCGCATCGGGACCGTCGCGAAGTTCGAACGAACTCAGCGTGTCGTTCACACCCATCGTGTCGTGCACATGGGCGGACGGCTCGGGCGTGCTGGGCGCTGAGATGGTCATGGTCTCTCCGAGTGGGAGAGCGCGGGAATGTCTCCCCGCGCCCTCTCGTTCAATAGGCTGGCCTATTACTTGACGGCGGCCAGAACTTCGTTGGCGATGTCGCCACCGGCGATCTTGCCGATTTCTTCATAGAGAGGCGCCGAGGCCTTCTTGAAGCTGTCGACGTCGATCTCGGTGACCGCGATCTTGCCGCTGTCCTTGAGCTGCTTCAGCAGTTCGATGTCCTTGGTCGCGCCGATCTCGCGCACTTTGACGGCCGCTTCATGCGCCGCTTCCTTGACCGCCTTCTTCTGCGCGTCGGTCAGGCTGTCGTACTTCTTGGCGTTCATCACCAGAGTGACCGGCGTGTAGACGTGGTTCGAGATCGAGATGTTCTTCTGAACTTCCTGCAGCGAACGTGCCACGATATCGGCCAGCGGGTTTTCCTGACCGTCGATCGTGCCGCTCTGAAGGGCAAGATAGACTTCCGAGAAGCTCATATTGATCGGCGAAGCGCCGAGCGTCTTGAACATTAGAACGCGGGTCGGGGAGCCCGGCACGCGGATCTTCATGCCCTGGAAATCGGCGGGCGTCTTGATGGCGCGGACATTGTTGGTGATCTGGCGGAAGCCGATCTCACCGAAGGCCAGCACTTCAAGGCCGTTGGTCTTGCGCAGCGAGGCGCGCAGCTTTTCGCCGATCTCGCCGTCCAGAACCTTGGCGACGACGGTGCGGTCCTTGTACAGGAACGGCATGTCGAAGATCGAGAAGGTCTTGTCGAGGCCGACAACGTCCGAACCGAACGGATAGACGTCGATCTGGCCGGTGCGGATCTGCTGCATGTGAACGACTTCGTCGCCGAGCGCGCCCGAGTGGAACAGCTCGTACTGAAGATCGTCGCCAAGCTTGGCCTTCAGATTGTCGGCGAACATCTGCATGACGACGATGTCGAGGCCGCTCGCCGGGCTGTCGCCCGACATACGCAGCTTCAGCGGCTCGGCCATGACCGGCGCCGCAAAGATGGAAGTTCCCAGCATGACGGCGCCGAGAAGCGCCTTAATCGAAATATGTTTGCTCATGTCCCCAGTCTCCTTCGAAAATTTTCGTGTCACGGCGTGACGCGTGTTTCTTTCAGCCTGTCCTGGTTAAGCGTGACCCCAAATCCCGGCGCTTTCGGAATGTCGATGCGCCCGTCTTTTTGCTGCGGCGGATCGACGAACATCTGCGCCTCCACCTGTTCCGTGCCGAGATGCATTTCGGCCAGGGTTCCGTTGCGGAAGCCCGCGACGTGATGAAGGCACCAGATGCCTCCGCCGCCGGCGTCCGAAAGTGGCTTGTTGTAGATTTGCGAGAGATAGGCGACGCGGCGCGTCTCCGTCATGCCGCCATTGTACATGCTGTTCGGCATGAAGATGTCGAGGCCGTCATGCTCGACCCATTCGCGGAAGCGCAGCGAATGGCCGTCCATCTGACCGGCGGACAGCGGGATCGTCGTGCGCTTGCGCATCATGCCCATATCGCGGGCATCGACCCGGCGGAATGGATCTTCGAACCAGGCGATGTTGCATTCTTCGAGATAGGGGCAGAGCCGCATCGCGTCTTCGAGGCCGATGCTTTCATTGGCGTCGACCGCGAGAATAATATCGTCGCCAAGCGCAGCGCGGACGGCGCGCACGCGGCGCACATCTTCGAGAACGCCGAGCTTCGAGCCGACCAGCATTTTGAGGCGGCTATGGCCCTTGCCGATCAGGATGCGTCCCATCTCGATCAGCTGATCGATGTCGAACGCCGCAAAGCCGTAAGTCACATAGACATCGGCATAGTCTTTAGCGCCGCCCAGCATTTCGGCCACGGTGCGGCCGGAGGCCTTGCCGAGAAGGTCCCATATGGCGAGATCCACGCACGACAAAGCCGACAGATTAATGCCGGTCATCGAGCCGCGTTCGGAGAGGATTGGCTGCAGTCGTGCGTGGATCTTTTCGAGGTCGCGCGCATCCATGCCGAGGATGGCGGGACCGATATGCTTTTCGACGATGGCGGCAACGCCGTGCCACAGAAAGCGCGAGGCCATGCCAAAGCCGGTGTGGCCGTCGTCCGTCTCGATCTGGCAGATGATGCGGTAATCGTCTTCGAGCCGCTTGTTGATCAGCGGGATCGAATTCTGAAACGCATGAATACTGACCTCGACTTTGACGATCTTCACAACAGCTCCATTGTCTTGACGTGGGCGGTGAGCGCAGGCGGAATTTTGCCGGCCGAACTTGTGCGCTTTTGCAGGCCCGCAAGATCGGGCAGGGGACGCTGAAGTTCTGCGTCTTCGGCAAAGGCGGCTTCGAGAGCTGCGGCCGCCGACAGCGTGCCGGCGTCGTCGCGGTATTTGCCGACGATCTGCAGGCCGAAGGGCATGCCGCTCGGGCCGAGGCCTGCGGGAATGACCGTTGCGGGATGCGTCGTCAGCGTGATGGCTGAAGCGATGGCGCACCAGGTGATGTAGGTGTCGAGCTTTTCGCCATTGATGTGCGAGACGAAAAGCTGCTCGACCGGGAACGGCACGGCGGAGGCCGCCGGGCAGATCAGAAGGTCGATATCGGCGAAGAAGGCCTGGAAGTTGCGGACAATCTCAGTCTGCTGCGCATGCGCTCGCGCGACATCGGCGACGGAGACGCGCTTGGCCAGCTCAGTGTTCGCAATAACGTTCGGTCCGGCGAGATCGCGGTGTCGGCCGATATAATCGGTCAGCGTGTCGGCGAAGCCGACGGCGCGCAGCGTCTCGAAGGTGAAGTTGACACCCTCGATCTTCGGATCGATCCATTCGGCGGAAGCAAAGAGAGGCGCGATTTTCGCGGTCTTCTTGCGGAATGCCTCCTGTACATCTTTCGACACCGGAACCGCGCCGAGATCGGCGCTGAACGCGACGCGCAGGGTCGAGAGATCGGTTGTCGCGAGGTTGACGAAGGGATCGGGCGATAGATCGAGCGAGAGCGGGTCTTTCGCGCTGGTGCCGACCATCGCCGCCATCAGGAGCGCCGCGTCTTCGGCGTTCCGTGCCATCGGCCCTTCGACAAAATGGGGCGACCAGCCATGGCGGCGCGTATCGTGCGTCACCGCGCCCGGCGAGGGCCTGTGGCCGACAACGCCACAGAAGGAGGCGGGCGTCCGCAACGAGCCGCCGAGATCGGAGCCGGTGGCGAGCGGCATCATGTCCGTCGCCAAAGCAACAGCCGATCCGCCGGAGGAGCCGGCGCAGGAAAGCTCCGGATCGAAAGGGTTCACTGTCGCGCCGTAGACGCGGTTCACCGTATTGGCACCCGCGCCGAACTCCGGCGTGTTGGTCTTGCCGATGATGATGCCGCCGGCGGCGCGGATCTTCGCGACGATCGGATCGTCCTTCGCCGGCACATGATCTTTGTGCACGAGCGAGCCGAACGTCGTTGTCAGGCCGCCGGTCTCCGTCAAATCCTTCACGCCGACCGGCAAACCATGAAGCGGGCCGAGCGGCTCGCCGTTCATGACGGCGTCTTCGGCCGCAGCGGCCGCTTTGCGTCCGCGTGCAAAATCCCGCGCCACGACCGCGTTGAGTTTCGGATCGAGCTTTTCGATGCGCGCAATGCTCGCGTCGAACAATTCGACAGGCGAAATCGCTTTGCTGCCGATCAGAGATCGCAGCTGACGGGCCGTGTGACTGAGAAGGTCCGTACTCATGTTCTTCGTGTTCTCGCGGCCAAAGTGAATTCAGTCAATTGAACCAAAGAAAAAACTGCCCAAAAAAACAACATTTCAGCAATTGATCAAAAACGCATCGTTGAATCGGCGCAATTTTGGGCAGTCAACGTCAGTACAAAATAAAAAACGCCGAAGAATAGCTTTCAATAAAGCTTTCTTCGGCGCTAAGCGTCGATTGATTTGAGCTCGAGTACTGTAGAAGTACGTCATGGCGTACGCATATTTCTATCTCATGGCTTTTGATCTTCTGCCCCGATTGCAGCAAGAGCGGCTCTGGCAACTTCGACGTCTTGAGCGCCTGTGCCCGAACCGACGCCGACTGCGCCGATGCATTGTCCGTCGATCACGATGGGCAGGCCGCCTTCGAGATTGGTGAGGCGTCCGCCCGCCGCGATGGCGAGTTTGAGTTCGTTTGCGGGATCGAGCCGCGAGGTCGGCTGGCGGTGAGAGGCCGCCGTAATCGCCTTCGACATCGACGTCTCGCGCGACAAAAGCCTGGCGCCGTCCATGCGCACGAAAGCGAGGAGATTGCCGCCGTCATCGACAATCGTGATGTTCTGCGGCACGCCGAGTTCTTTGGCTTTCGCGACAGCGCCGGCCAGCGCCTTCAGCGCGCCTTCATGCGTCAGCTTCAGCGTCGGGCGGGTGAAGCTGCTCATCGCTCGTCTCCCGGCACGCCATAGGCGGGAGCAGAAGACGGGTTCAGCGCGCGCGTGACGTAGTCTTTCGCCTGCGGCTTCCAGAGTGCCCAGAGCTTTTCGAGTTCACCGATGGGATCGCTCTCATGCCAGTCGACGCGCAGATCGGCGATAGGCCAGCGCACTTCGTCGACGATCAGCATGCCGGCGGAATGCACCGGGCCTTCTTCGCCGCCTTCGGCGAGCGCCGTCTTCATGGCGGCAAGGATGCGGTCGCCGAGATCGGCGCTCTCATCGGCAAGAAAGGCCGCAACCATCTTGTCGGGAATGGCTTCGCTGGAGAGAAGATTTCCGGCGGCGACGACATTCTGCGCCGTGGCCGTGCCGTGAACGCCAAGCGTTTTCTTGCCGGAGAAGGCGGCTGTCTTGCCCTCGGCATCGATCATGGTGATCTGGCGGTATTCGATATCCGGCGCATCGCGCGTCAGCCAGGCAAGCGCGTCGGGCGCCGACATATAAGCGAGGAGATCGAGCCCGTCGGGTCCGAGCGTCGGATCGGTGATGTTCTGCGTCGCGACCGCTCCAACGCCGGCGCGCGCATGCGCGCAGCGCGCCGCAACGCTCGGACTCGATGACGAGACCGATATGCCGAACATTTTTGTCCGGGCGCAGCGTGCGGCGATGGAGAACGTCATTATGCGGCGGTCTCCTTAACTTTTGTCCGGGATCACGGCCGTGACCT
Above is a window of Terrihabitans soli DNA encoding:
- a CDS encoding YceD family protein; its protein translation is MTQIPFSRPVPVQDVSASGKEVTVTADPAERAALAKFLKIPEVRRFEAHFTLKPRGTGGLSVTGELDAEIVQTCVVTLEDFPAEVKEEIAVRYVETDEVPPTEPGEEHEADLDAPDVLINGTADLGMLAAEHLALGLDPYPRKPGVQAPEAPAEEAPATHKPFAGLDKLVGLAKPGKK
- the plsX gene encoding phosphate acyltransferase PlsX, encoding MPNPVRFALDAMGGDHGPSVVVPGAALALERKPDSSFTFFGDEKQIAPLLAARPALKAASTIVHTDVSVRMDDKPSQALRSGRKTSSMWLAIDAVKEGTADVTISAGNTGALMLMSTLNLKTLAGVERPALAAIWPTSRGESVVLDMGATIGADARQLVDFAVMGGAMAKIVFDLDRPTVGLLNVGVEEMKGIEEVKNAAAILREHEGDLVYHGFVEGDDIGKGTVDVVVVEGFTGNIALKTAEGTARQIGRFLGDAMRSSWRTKIGYLFAKPAFDALRARMDPNNSNGAVFLGVNGVVIKSHGGTNADGFASAVEVGYDMVRYDLLAKISAGLKDYDRSNTPAVGAASS
- a CDS encoding beta-ketoacyl-ACP synthase III; amino-acid sequence: MTIKRSVVLGIGSALPKRAVTNAELTEKVDTSDEWIVQRTGIQKRHIAGEGETSSTLGLAAAEAALKDAGLTSADLDLIVVATTTPDLTFPSTATQIQAKLGMTHGAAFDIQAVCSGFVYGVTIADKFLSSGSHKRALVIGVDTLSRIVDWNDRTTCVLFGDGAGAVVLEAQDQKGDVKTDRGVLTSHLRSDGRHGPKLCATGGPSTTGNAGVITMEGKEVFKHAVGMITDVITDAYAATGFSSADLNWFVPHQANKRIIDSSAEKLGINPEKVVITVDRHGNTSAASIPLALATAYGDGRIKKGDLVMLEAMGGGFTWGSVLIRW
- a CDS encoding integration host factor subunit alpha, producing MTTKTITRADLSEAVYQKVGLSRTESSALVEMVLDEIADCLEQGEVVKLSSFGSFVVRGKGQRVGRNPKSGQEVPIPPRKVLVFKPSNILKARINGEEVPAED
- a CDS encoding MerR family transcriptional regulator, whose product is MTKSPDAFRTISEVADDLDLPQHVLRFWETRFTQIKPLKRGGGRRYYRPDDVQLLRGIKHLLYGEGYTIKGVQRILREQGLRHVMGLWRDEVSEPDSSGEASARGHEAYAPKADRPRGLEPVFSEEMGPGAYARSVTARRPNFEPIVDDDDVEEDEEAEDEEEEETEDAEAGAEADEEDEDEEDEEGEEEDDEDDGGEAEDSDEDEEEDEDEDEEDEEEEAEEEPAGLSTEDRKQLEQTLRELTELRHVLDGSA
- a CDS encoding glutathione S-transferase, whose product is MKLLYAPTSPYVRKVMAVAHETGQIDFIEPVFALANPVGTNDELNAENPLGKIPVLITKDGPLYDSLVICEYLDARTHGHRVFPKDGPPRWKALRQHALADGLLDAALLTRYEKVSRPPEFQWDVWREAQLSKIRRALAAMEKDLPEEATIGAIGYGCALGYIHFRFSDIDWRSAHPLLGAWFGAFSERPSMHLTEPREA
- a CDS encoding TRAP transporter large permease produces the protein MIGALLGIVLLIILLILGVPMVAALLGSVAIGLYISGQWALVIPQAMVNGMSDYTLIALPLFVLAGVLMNVGGLSTRLFDFAHSLVGWMRGGLAQVDVLTSIFLGGMFGSSTADIAGTGSITIPAMKRAGYSPAFSAATCASSSGVGPMIPPSSPMILYSAVTGTSLGALFLAGVIPGILMGLIFMAVVFVLARRHNFPRHGNLSVSEILYTFNRALLSIGMPAIIVGGTSVGVFTPTEGSAFGVVYAGALSIFIYRSMGWTAFYKSCVSAVQLSGELLVMVGLSGTLGVSLASAGVPQALAGVIDVIAIGDSYFMRLAALMLLAIIAGMFLDPLIPVLVPVILPTLIAFQIDLIQFGVLMVMAVVIGQLHPPIGIASIIAGRIAGVDQIQVFRANMPFFIAIILFTLVLMAVPELSTWLPNYMKD
- a CDS encoding TRAP transporter small permease; translation: MTISAPSTPEPSAHVHDTMGVNDTLSSFELRDGPDATFVERIVDRTIAGAGAAIIIAITALVFGNATSRYIFNFTAIWADELIVALMPWLAMCGVYLSIRQREMIRIDYFVEKFPPKIKRVITMLSQVFSAAVFAYLGFGGFQYLNLFGGDLTLYLELPTGWFTSALLIGSALVAIAFLIEAVRDFQKDSTPK
- a CDS encoding TRAP transporter substrate-binding protein, which produces MSKHISIKALLGAVMLGTSIFAAPVMAEPLKLRMSGDSPASGLDIVVMQMFADNLKAKLGDDLQYELFHSGALGDEVVHMQQIRTGQIDVYPFGSDVVGLDKTFSIFDMPFLYKDRTVVAKVLDGEIGEKLRASLRKTNGLEVLAFGEIGFRQITNNVRAIKTPADFQGMKIRVPGSPTRVLMFKTLGASPINMSFSEVYLALQSGTIDGQENPLADIVARSLQEVQKNISISNHVYTPVTLVMNAKKYDSLTDAQKKAVKEAAHEAAVKVREIGATKDIELLKQLKDSGKIAVTEIDVDSFKKASAPLYEEIGKIAGGDIANEVLAAVK
- a CDS encoding mandelate racemase/muconate lactonizing enzyme family protein yields the protein MKIVKVEVSIHAFQNSIPLINKRLEDDYRIICQIETDDGHTGFGMASRFLWHGVAAIVEKHIGPAILGMDARDLEKIHARLQPILSERGSMTGINLSALSCVDLAIWDLLGKASGRTVAEMLGGAKDYADVYVTYGFAAFDIDQLIEMGRILIGKGHSRLKMLVGSKLGVLEDVRRVRAVRAALGDDIILAVDANESIGLEDAMRLCPYLEECNIAWFEDPFRRVDARDMGMMRKRTTIPLSAGQMDGHSLRFREWVEHDGLDIFMPNSMYNGGMTETRRVAYLSQIYNKPLSDAGGGGIWCLHHVAGFRNGTLAEMHLGTEQVEAQMFVDPPQQKDGRIDIPKAPGFGVTLNQDRLKETRVTP